From a region of the Haloferax volcanii DS2 genome:
- a CDS encoding ThuA domain-containing protein, which produces MVTVTVWNEYRHEKEDDEVAAVYPDGIHATIAEGLREAGYDVQTATLDDSEHGLTESVLDDTDVLAWWGHKAHDEVEDAIVDRVVDRVRGGMGLLVLHSGHYSKPFKRLMGTTCSLKWRESGEKERVWVVEPGHPIADGLPESFEVPRAEMYGERFDIPAPDELVFTSWFEGGEVFRSGCCYTRGKGRVFYFRPGHETYPIYEQAEIRTVLDNAVEWAAPGDGPDPYFGNADPIEDLD; this is translated from the coding sequence ATGGTCACCGTCACCGTCTGGAACGAGTACCGACACGAGAAGGAAGACGACGAGGTCGCCGCGGTCTACCCCGACGGCATCCACGCGACGATTGCCGAAGGACTCCGCGAGGCCGGCTACGACGTGCAGACGGCCACGCTGGACGACTCCGAACACGGGCTCACCGAGTCGGTCCTCGACGACACCGACGTGCTGGCGTGGTGGGGCCACAAGGCCCACGACGAGGTGGAGGACGCAATCGTTGACCGCGTGGTCGACCGCGTCCGCGGCGGGATGGGTCTGCTCGTGCTCCACTCGGGGCACTACTCCAAGCCGTTCAAGCGCCTGATGGGGACGACCTGCTCGCTGAAGTGGCGCGAGTCGGGCGAGAAAGAGCGCGTCTGGGTCGTCGAGCCGGGCCACCCCATCGCAGACGGGCTTCCCGAGTCGTTCGAGGTCCCCCGCGCCGAGATGTACGGCGAGCGGTTCGACATCCCCGCGCCGGACGAACTCGTCTTCACGTCGTGGTTCGAGGGCGGCGAAGTGTTCCGTTCGGGCTGTTGTTACACCCGCGGCAAGGGCCGCGTCTTCTACTTCCGGCCGGGTCACGAGACCTACCCAATCTACGAGCAGGCGGAGATTCGGACCGTCCTCGACAACGCCGTCGAGTGGGCGGCCCCCGGCGACGGTCCCGACCCGTACTTCGGCAACGCGGACCCAATCGAAGACCTCGACTGA
- a CDS encoding enoyl-CoA hydratase/isomerase family protein, translating into MTEVELDSDAVRLSLDDGVATVTLDAPAVRNALTVEVTAGVREALDSLPDAARCVVVRGSDEAGAFCAGGDVNAMRELQADAMTLPEAVDHVVRDTADCVRRVYECDLPTVAAIDGPAVGAGAALAIACDLQLLRDDAAVSFGFRRVGLAVDSGVSYLLPRLVGRNVAMELVYTGEELGPDRALELGVVNRVAGADEFEAELAALAERIAGGPTKALTASKRLLRRPDDSIEAAIEHEASAQAVIFETDDHAEGVASFTSRREPEFEGT; encoded by the coding sequence ATGACCGAGGTCGAACTCGACTCCGACGCGGTACGGCTCTCGCTCGACGACGGCGTGGCGACGGTGACGCTGGACGCCCCGGCGGTTCGGAACGCGCTGACGGTCGAGGTGACCGCGGGCGTGCGCGAGGCGCTGGACTCGCTCCCCGACGCGGCGCGCTGCGTCGTCGTCCGCGGGAGCGACGAGGCGGGCGCGTTCTGCGCCGGCGGCGACGTGAACGCCATGCGTGAGCTCCAGGCCGACGCGATGACGCTCCCCGAGGCGGTCGACCACGTCGTCCGCGACACCGCCGACTGCGTGCGCCGCGTCTACGAGTGCGACCTACCGACGGTCGCGGCCATCGACGGCCCGGCCGTGGGCGCGGGCGCTGCGCTCGCCATCGCCTGCGACCTCCAACTCCTCCGCGACGACGCCGCCGTCAGCTTCGGCTTCCGCCGGGTCGGCCTCGCGGTCGACTCGGGGGTGTCGTATCTCCTTCCCCGACTCGTCGGGCGCAACGTCGCCATGGAACTCGTCTACACCGGCGAGGAACTCGGTCCCGACCGGGCGCTGGAACTCGGCGTCGTGAACCGCGTCGCCGGCGCGGACGAGTTCGAAGCCGAACTCGCCGCCCTCGCGGAACGCATCGCCGGCGGCCCGACGAAGGCGCTCACCGCCTCCAAGCGCTTGCTCCGCCGCCCCGACGACTCCATCGAGGCGGCCATCGAACACGAGGCGTCGGCGCAGGCAGTCATATTCGAGACCGACGACCACGCCGAGGGCGTGGCGTCGTTCACGAGTCGGCGGGAACCGGAGTTCGAGGGGACGTAG
- the menC gene encoding o-succinylbenzoate synthase encodes MRLREFAVDLETPLSTAKGDIERREGLLVAVDVAGETGVGEATPLPGWTESLEDCRDALAGLTEGDAEGAAAGDPKSAIEDGALADAPAARHAVSLAVADARARAAGRPLAASLATDPHTSLPVNATLGDDDPEATVEAAETAVESGYDCLKLKVGARDPTDDVARLRAVREAVGPDVALRADANAAWDRWAADRFLDSVEELGLDLDYLEQPLPADELDGHAVLRRLHDTPIALDESLSTVAPERALASNAADVLVCKPMALGGPDRVRDLAARARDAGVAVVVTTTIDAVVARLGALHVAASLPGDRAHGLATASLLDADLAADPAPVREGRMRVPESPGLGIDADALFR; translated from the coding sequence ATGCGTCTCCGCGAGTTCGCCGTCGACCTCGAAACGCCGCTTTCGACCGCCAAGGGAGACATCGAGCGCCGCGAGGGACTTCTCGTCGCGGTCGACGTTGCGGGCGAGACCGGCGTCGGCGAGGCGACCCCGCTTCCGGGCTGGACCGAGTCGCTTGAAGACTGCCGCGACGCGCTCGCCGGTCTCACGGAAGGCGATGCCGAGGGGGCTGCCGCGGGCGACCCCAAATCGGCGATCGAAGACGGGGCGCTCGCGGACGCGCCCGCCGCGAGACACGCCGTCTCGCTCGCCGTCGCTGACGCTCGCGCTCGCGCCGCCGGCCGGCCGCTCGCCGCGTCCCTAGCCACCGACCCGCACACCTCGCTTCCGGTGAACGCGACCCTCGGCGACGACGACCCCGAGGCGACCGTCGAAGCCGCCGAAACCGCCGTCGAATCGGGGTACGACTGCCTCAAACTGAAGGTCGGCGCGCGGGACCCGACCGACGACGTGGCGCGCCTCCGGGCGGTCCGCGAGGCGGTCGGCCCCGACGTGGCGCTCCGGGCCGACGCGAACGCCGCGTGGGACCGCTGGGCCGCCGACCGCTTTCTCGACTCGGTCGAGGAACTCGGCCTCGACCTCGACTACCTCGAACAGCCGCTTCCCGCCGACGAACTCGACGGGCACGCCGTCCTCCGACGGCTTCACGACACGCCCATCGCGCTCGACGAGTCGCTTTCGACGGTCGCTCCGGAGCGGGCGCTCGCCTCGAACGCGGCGGACGTGCTCGTCTGCAAGCCGATGGCGCTCGGCGGTCCGGACCGCGTCCGCGACCTCGCCGCCCGCGCCCGCGACGCCGGCGTGGCGGTCGTCGTCACGACCACCATCGACGCCGTCGTCGCCCGACTCGGCGCGCTCCACGTCGCGGCGTCGCTCCCCGGCGACCGGGCCCACGGGCTGGCGACCGCCTCGCTCCTCGACGCCGACCTCGCGGCCGACCCGGCACCCGTGCGCGAGGGCCGGATGCGCGTCCCCGAGAGTCCGGGCCTCGGAATCGACGCGGACGCGCTGTTCCGCTGA
- a CDS encoding 1,4-dihydroxy-2-naphthoate polyprenyltransferase has product MASRPQTLPAAAAPVVVGTAVAVHADLFAPLPAFAALVGALLIQVGTNFANDYYDAVQGADTEAREGFTRVTAGGLIPPSEVKRAMYLTFAAAVLLGTYLVYVGGVPILVVGLLSVASGIAYTGGPYPLGYHGLGDLFVFVFFGLVAVAGTFYVQAASVLAAPLSVGIPAGTVTLVAVLASLPIAAISTNILVVNNVRDKEEDATTGKRTLAVRFGYGFARAEYVTMLALAYAVPVYLWTRAGFDWFVLLPVFSMPVAARIARTVVTETKGEKLNPALEDTGKLLALYAVLFSIGLVLA; this is encoded by the coding sequence ATGGCGTCGCGGCCGCAGACGCTCCCGGCGGCCGCCGCGCCGGTCGTCGTCGGCACCGCGGTGGCCGTCCACGCCGACCTGTTCGCCCCGCTGCCCGCCTTCGCGGCGCTCGTGGGCGCGCTTCTCATCCAAGTCGGGACCAACTTCGCCAACGACTACTACGACGCGGTGCAGGGCGCTGACACCGAGGCCCGAGAGGGCTTCACCCGCGTCACCGCGGGCGGGCTCATCCCTCCGTCAGAGGTCAAGCGGGCGATGTATCTCACCTTCGCCGCCGCCGTCCTCCTCGGCACCTATCTCGTCTACGTCGGCGGCGTGCCCATCCTCGTCGTCGGCCTGCTTTCGGTCGCCTCGGGCATCGCCTACACCGGCGGCCCGTACCCCCTCGGCTACCACGGTCTGGGCGACCTGTTCGTCTTCGTCTTCTTCGGCCTCGTCGCCGTCGCCGGCACGTTCTACGTGCAGGCCGCGAGCGTCCTCGCCGCCCCGCTTTCCGTCGGGATTCCGGCGGGAACCGTCACGCTCGTCGCCGTCCTCGCCAGCCTCCCCATCGCGGCCATCTCCACGAACATCCTCGTCGTGAACAACGTCCGCGACAAGGAGGAAGACGCGACCACGGGCAAGCGGACGCTCGCGGTCCGGTTCGGCTACGGCTTCGCCCGCGCCGAGTACGTCACCATGCTCGCGCTCGCCTACGCCGTCCCCGTCTACCTCTGGACCCGCGCCGGCTTCGACTGGTTCGTCCTCCTGCCGGTGTTCTCGATGCCCGTCGCGGCCCGAATCGCGCGGACCGTCGTGACCGAGACGAAAGGCGAGAAGCTCAACCCCGCGCTCGAAGACACGGGGAAACTCCTCGCGCTCTACGCCGTCCTCTTTTCGATCGGCCTCGTCCTCGCGTGA
- a CDS encoding NAD(P)/FAD-dependent oxidoreductase — protein sequence MADAERSEGTATTTATDPETAAFDYDVAIVGGGPTGCSAGVFTGRYGLDTVAFDRGRSSLQRCAYLENYLGFPGGVDVETFYGLIHDHVEAAGCDLVPALVEAVEPAGGDGTETADAAGPGFEVTTQDGETVTARRVVAAARYGGDFLEPLDDDEMFVTYEYDGETRTKFDRDYADIEGRTAIDGLYVAAPVSEVNVQAIMSAGQGARVGRSVITDHRLERGYPEALAHHWDWIRPESELADEETARDDWRERFDSRVPDDCDLAEERLRELREADVERQREMYISEEAVEARAERGRERLADHLGVAADSASDSE from the coding sequence ATGGCGGACGCCGAGCGCTCGGAGGGGACGGCGACGACGACAGCGACCGACCCCGAAACGGCGGCGTTCGACTACGACGTGGCCATCGTCGGCGGCGGGCCGACGGGCTGCTCGGCGGGCGTCTTCACCGGTCGGTACGGTCTCGACACCGTCGCCTTCGACCGCGGCCGGTCGTCGCTCCAGCGCTGTGCCTATCTGGAGAACTACCTCGGCTTCCCCGGCGGCGTCGACGTCGAGACGTTCTACGGACTCATCCACGACCACGTCGAGGCGGCCGGCTGCGACCTCGTTCCGGCGCTCGTCGAGGCGGTCGAACCCGCCGGCGGTGACGGGACCGAGACCGCGGACGCCGCCGGGCCGGGCTTCGAGGTCACGACGCAGGACGGCGAGACCGTCACGGCGAGGCGGGTCGTCGCGGCCGCCCGCTACGGCGGCGACTTCCTCGAACCGCTCGACGACGACGAGATGTTCGTCACCTACGAGTACGACGGCGAGACGCGGACGAAGTTCGACCGCGACTACGCCGACATCGAGGGCCGGACAGCCATCGACGGGCTGTACGTCGCCGCGCCGGTGAGCGAGGTCAACGTGCAGGCCATCATGTCGGCCGGACAGGGCGCGCGCGTCGGCCGGTCGGTCATCACCGACCACCGCCTCGAACGGGGGTATCCCGAGGCCCTCGCGCATCACTGGGACTGGATACGTCCCGAATCGGAACTCGCCGACGAGGAGACCGCCCGCGACGACTGGCGCGAGCGGTTCGACAGCCGAGTCCCCGACGACTGCGACCTCGCCGAAGAGCGACTCCGCGAACTCCGCGAGGCCGACGTGGAGCGTCAGCGCGAGATGTACATCTCCGAGGAAGCGGTCGAAGCTCGGGCCGAGCGCGGTCGCGAGCGACTCGCCGACCATCTCGGCGTCGCCGCTGATTCCGCTTCCGACTCCGAATAG
- a CDS encoding ABC transporter substrate-binding protein, producing MEEKSTGQEGLTRRNYIRYGGTALGAGMLAGCASDSSGSDEATTAAETTTEAATETSAETETQTTEADSSYSVTMEPMGEVTFDSVPESWAAYDGGYADMAVALGVGDGLTGVGGAGRYYTYVYDELPGVSVDREQIEAYPEVRTKEEFYELDNDVHLYDPNMLINWFDWDQADVDEIAENVAPFVGNLVFRRSDGWHDYRYYTLYEAFEKVAQVFQREDRYEAFEAFHDEFIAEIQAELPPADERPNVFLTFEGTTEPETFSPYRLNDKGTSKKQWNDLGVTDALSGTDIENLSTTNRGELDYENLLEIDPDVILVRGHERKTPEEFRDTVLAYMEDHPVGGELAAVQNGRVYRGGYLFQGPIHNLFLTERAAKQLYPDVFGDVTDDAELFDRQRVADIVNGEF from the coding sequence ATGGAAGAGAAATCCACCGGGCAGGAGGGACTCACGCGACGCAACTACATTCGGTACGGCGGCACGGCTCTCGGTGCCGGGATGCTCGCCGGCTGTGCGTCGGACTCGTCGGGGAGTGACGAGGCGACCACGGCGGCCGAGACGACGACCGAGGCAGCCACCGAAACGAGCGCCGAGACGGAGACCCAGACGACCGAGGCGGACTCCTCGTACTCGGTGACGATGGAGCCGATGGGCGAGGTCACGTTCGACTCGGTTCCCGAGTCGTGGGCCGCCTACGACGGCGGCTACGCGGACATGGCCGTCGCGCTCGGCGTCGGCGACGGGCTGACCGGCGTCGGCGGCGCGGGCCGGTACTACACCTACGTCTACGACGAACTCCCCGGCGTGAGCGTCGACCGCGAGCAAATCGAGGCGTACCCCGAGGTCCGGACGAAAGAGGAGTTCTACGAACTCGACAACGACGTCCACCTCTACGACCCGAACATGCTCATCAACTGGTTCGACTGGGACCAAGCCGACGTGGACGAAATCGCGGAGAACGTCGCCCCGTTCGTCGGCAACCTCGTCTTCCGCCGGTCGGACGGCTGGCACGACTACCGCTACTACACGCTCTACGAGGCGTTCGAGAAGGTCGCGCAGGTGTTCCAGCGCGAGGACCGTTACGAGGCGTTCGAGGCGTTCCACGACGAGTTCATCGCGGAGATACAGGCGGAACTGCCGCCCGCGGACGAGCGCCCGAACGTCTTTCTCACCTTCGAAGGGACGACCGAACCCGAGACGTTCTCGCCGTACCGCCTCAACGACAAGGGCACGAGCAAAAAGCAGTGGAACGACCTCGGCGTCACCGACGCGCTCTCGGGGACCGACATCGAGAACCTCAGCACGACCAACCGCGGCGAACTCGACTACGAGAACCTCCTCGAAATCGACCCCGACGTGATTCTCGTCCGCGGCCACGAGCGCAAGACGCCCGAGGAGTTCCGCGACACCGTCCTCGCGTACATGGAGGACCACCCCGTCGGCGGCGAACTGGCGGCCGTCCAGAACGGTCGGGTCTACCGCGGCGGCTACCTGTTCCAGGGGCCTATTCACAACCTGTTCCTGACCGAGCGCGCCGCGAAGCAGCTGTACCCCGACGTGTTCGGCGACGTGACGGACGACGCCGAACTGTTCGACCGCCAGCGCGTCGCGGACATCGTCAACGGGGAGTTCTGA
- a CDS encoding 1,4-dihydroxy-2-naphthoyl-CoA synthase has protein sequence MVSEIFDPDRWEPVPGSDEFDDITYHRAVDVPAVRIAFDRPEVRNAFRPGTVDELYAALDDARKRANVGCVLLTGNGPSEKDGGWAFCSGGDQSVRGGSGYEYRDDDEADASDDPLVREAKAGRLHILEVQRLIRFMPKPVVAVVPGWAVGGGHSLHVVCDMTLASEEHAKFLQTDPDVASFDGGFGSAYLAKQVGQKKAREVFFMGKTYSAEEAVDMGMANEAIPHEELEDVALEWADEMTKKSPTAMRMLKYAFNMTDDGMVGQQVFAGEATRLAYMTEEAQEGRDAFLEKREPRFRDYPWHY, from the coding sequence ATGGTCTCGGAGATTTTCGACCCCGACCGCTGGGAGCCAGTCCCGGGGTCCGACGAGTTCGACGACATCACCTACCACCGCGCCGTCGACGTGCCGGCGGTCCGAATCGCGTTCGACCGCCCCGAGGTCCGAAACGCCTTCCGACCCGGAACCGTGGACGAGCTGTACGCCGCGCTCGACGACGCCAGAAAGCGCGCGAACGTCGGGTGCGTCCTGCTCACCGGCAACGGCCCCTCCGAGAAGGACGGCGGCTGGGCGTTCTGTTCCGGCGGCGACCAGTCGGTTCGCGGCGGCTCGGGCTACGAGTACCGCGACGACGACGAGGCCGACGCCTCCGACGACCCGCTCGTCCGCGAGGCGAAGGCCGGTCGCCTGCACATTCTCGAAGTCCAGCGGCTCATCCGATTCATGCCTAAGCCCGTCGTCGCCGTCGTTCCCGGATGGGCCGTCGGCGGCGGCCACTCCCTGCACGTCGTCTGCGACATGACGCTCGCCTCCGAGGAGCACGCGAAGTTCCTCCAGACCGACCCCGACGTGGCCTCCTTCGACGGCGGCTTCGGCTCCGCGTATCTCGCAAAGCAGGTCGGCCAGAAGAAGGCCCGCGAGGTGTTCTTCATGGGCAAGACCTACTCCGCCGAGGAGGCCGTGGACATGGGCATGGCGAACGAGGCGATTCCCCACGAGGAGCTAGAGGACGTGGCGCTGGAGTGGGCCGACGAGATGACGAAGAAGTCCCCGACGGCCATGCGGATGCTCAAGTACGCCTTCAACATGACCGACGACGGCATGGTCGGCCAGCAGGTGTTCGCGGGCGAGGCGACCCGACTCGCCTACATGACCGAGGAGGCACAGGAGGGCCGCGACGCCTTCCTCGAAAAGCGCGAACCCCGCTTCCGCGACTACCCGTGGCACTACTGA
- the menD gene encoding 2-succinyl-5-enolpyruvyl-6-hydroxy-3-cyclohexene-1-carboxylic-acid synthase, producing MTAPNRNALWARTFADELARTGIDAVCIAPGSRSTPLTEAFDRHDDIETFSHLDERSAAYFALGRARRTGEVTPIVCTSGTAAANFHPAVIEASQARVPMLVLTADRPPELRDSGANQTVDQEKLYGDAVRWYKDMPEPEATDRKLRSLRTTAARAVSEATGVDAGPVHLNFPFRKPLEPTYVEGDVPADLDSEALDGRSGSRPYVKTTAGAPELSDDHLRKLADDLAVDRGLVVAGPADPPGFNAEAVAAFAHATGFPVVVDPLSGLRFGGHTRTTTVLGGYDAYLDERVTADWADPEVVVRIGASPTSKALRKYLARTDARQYLVDPTGRWREAEFGATDLVEAEPSVLAWRLSQLIRNRPDESWNALWTDAEDAYWDLVDDETDAFEGRVAADVADLAPEPSTLFVSNSMPVRDLDRFARPSTKSRTVLGNRGASGIDGIVSSALGAGSAATDHLTLLTGDLAYYHDMNGLLALGRLGVDATIVLVNNDGGGIFHMLPIEEYEPPFTDQFKTPHGLDFAATEDLYDLSFASVDPDDFRDAYAESVATDGTDVIEVRTDAESSHRVRERIAERAIERLSESD from the coding sequence ATGACAGCACCGAACCGAAACGCCCTCTGGGCACGGACCTTCGCCGACGAACTGGCACGCACCGGCATCGACGCGGTGTGCATCGCACCCGGCAGTCGCTCGACGCCCCTCACGGAGGCGTTCGACCGCCACGACGACATCGAGACGTTCTCGCACCTCGACGAGCGCTCGGCGGCCTACTTCGCGCTCGGCCGCGCCCGGCGCACGGGCGAGGTGACGCCCATCGTCTGCACCTCGGGCACCGCCGCGGCCAACTTCCACCCCGCGGTCATCGAGGCGTCGCAGGCCCGCGTGCCGATGCTCGTCCTCACGGCCGACCGCCCGCCGGAACTCCGCGACAGCGGGGCCAACCAGACCGTCGACCAGGAGAAGCTCTACGGCGACGCCGTCCGCTGGTACAAGGACATGCCCGAACCGGAGGCCACCGACAGGAAACTCCGGAGCCTCCGGACGACCGCGGCCCGCGCCGTCTCCGAGGCAACGGGCGTCGACGCCGGCCCCGTCCACCTCAACTTCCCCTTCAGAAAGCCGCTCGAACCGACGTACGTCGAGGGCGACGTACCCGCCGACCTCGACTCCGAGGCGCTCGACGGCCGGAGCGGGAGCCGCCCCTACGTCAAGACGACCGCGGGCGCGCCGGAGCTCTCCGACGACCACCTCCGAAAGCTGGCCGACGACCTCGCGGTCGACCGGGGGCTCGTCGTCGCCGGGCCCGCCGACCCGCCGGGGTTCAACGCCGAGGCCGTCGCCGCGTTCGCCCACGCGACCGGCTTCCCGGTCGTCGTCGACCCGCTTTCGGGGCTCCGATTCGGCGGCCACACCCGGACGACGACCGTCCTCGGCGGCTACGACGCCTACCTCGACGAGCGCGTCACCGCCGACTGGGCCGACCCGGAAGTCGTCGTCCGCATCGGCGCGTCCCCGACCTCGAAGGCGCTCCGGAAGTACCTCGCGCGCACCGACGCCCGGCAGTATCTCGTCGACCCGACGGGTCGCTGGCGCGAGGCCGAGTTCGGCGCGACCGACCTCGTGGAGGCCGAGCCGTCGGTGCTGGCGTGGCGGCTCTCGCAACTCATCCGCAACCGCCCCGACGAGTCGTGGAACGCGCTGTGGACCGACGCGGAAGACGCCTACTGGGACCTCGTCGACGACGAGACCGACGCCTTCGAGGGCCGAGTCGCCGCCGACGTAGCCGACCTCGCGCCCGAGCCGTCGACGCTGTTCGTCTCGAACTCGATGCCCGTCCGCGACCTCGACCGCTTCGCGCGCCCCTCGACGAAGTCCCGGACGGTCCTCGGCAACCGCGGCGCGTCCGGCATCGACGGCATCGTCTCCTCGGCGCTCGGAGCCGGCTCCGCGGCGACCGACCACCTGACGCTCCTGACCGGCGACCTCGCGTACTACCACGACATGAACGGCCTGCTCGCGCTCGGTCGCCTCGGCGTGGACGCGACCATCGTCCTCGTCAACAACGACGGCGGCGGCATCTTCCATATGCTCCCCATCGAGGAGTACGAACCGCCGTTCACCGACCAGTTCAAGACGCCCCACGGCCTCGACTTCGCGGCCACCGAGGACCTCTACGACCTCTCGTTCGCGTCCGTCGACCCCGACGACTTCCGCGACGCCTACGCCGAGTCGGTCGCCACCGACGGCACCGACGTCATCGAGGTCCGAACCGACGCCGAGTCGTCTCATCGCGTGCGCGAGCGCATCGCCGAGCGCGCCATCGAGCGACTGTCCGAGTCCGACTAA
- a CDS encoding isochorismate synthase encodes MEPLRTDEMGTHLVSRSVRLSAPPVSASLATMRRPRALWTAPDEPTVVGGGVAVAVEADGPERLARVRESATSLFDGADVDAPDVARPRFFGGLAFHEEATGRDPWADFPAARFVVPEVQVAFDGDDAWLTVTAVGADADPEAVGDRLDEVRETLESLDDAPPEGPPGVSNRHRTTSVEAWHESVDAAVSRIRAGDLQKVVLAQALEVELDRPAAAPDLLARLGRTYPDCHRFLAEPNGGASFLGATPERLVSLRGREVETGALAGTTGRGDTDDEDEWLANELLGSEKDNHEHELVAETIREQLAPLSAEIRVGDRGIRKLATVQHLWTPIDATLERDEHVLSLVDALHPTPAVGGLPPEAALDVIRDTEPFDRGWYAAPVGWFDADGDGSFAVALRSAIVEETLATLFAGVGLVADSDPDAEWDEVQLKYRPILDELERDD; translated from the coding sequence ATGGAACCGTTGCGGACAGACGAGATGGGGACCCATCTCGTCAGCAGGTCGGTTCGACTGTCTGCGCCGCCCGTCTCGGCGTCGCTCGCGACGATGCGCCGCCCGCGGGCGCTGTGGACCGCCCCCGACGAGCCGACAGTCGTCGGCGGCGGCGTCGCCGTGGCCGTCGAGGCCGACGGACCCGAGCGACTCGCGCGCGTCCGCGAGTCGGCCACGTCGCTGTTCGACGGCGCTGACGTTGACGCCCCCGACGTCGCCCGCCCGCGATTTTTCGGCGGCCTCGCCTTCCACGAGGAGGCGACCGGCCGCGACCCGTGGGCCGACTTCCCGGCCGCGCGCTTCGTCGTCCCCGAGGTGCAGGTCGCCTTCGACGGCGACGACGCGTGGCTCACGGTCACCGCCGTCGGCGCGGACGCCGACCCCGAGGCCGTCGGCGACCGACTCGACGAGGTCCGCGAGACGCTCGAATCGCTCGACGACGCTCCCCCCGAGGGACCGCCGGGCGTCTCGAACCGCCACCGGACGACCTCGGTCGAGGCGTGGCACGAGAGCGTCGACGCCGCGGTCTCTCGCATCCGCGCCGGCGACCTTCAGAAGGTCGTCCTCGCGCAGGCGCTCGAAGTCGAACTCGACCGCCCCGCCGCCGCGCCCGACCTGCTCGCCCGCCTCGGCCGGACCTACCCCGACTGCCACCGCTTCCTCGCCGAGCCGAACGGCGGGGCGAGCTTCCTCGGCGCGACGCCCGAGCGACTCGTCTCGCTCCGCGGCCGCGAGGTCGAGACCGGCGCGCTCGCCGGGACGACCGGCCGCGGCGACACCGACGACGAAGACGAGTGGCTGGCGAACGAACTGCTCGGAAGCGAGAAGGACAACCACGAACACGAACTCGTCGCGGAGACGATTCGGGAACAGCTCGCCCCGCTTTCGGCCGAGATTCGCGTCGGCGACCGCGGGATTCGGAAGCTCGCGACCGTCCAGCACCTCTGGACGCCCATCGACGCGACGCTCGAACGCGACGAGCACGTCCTCTCGCTCGTGGACGCGCTCCACCCGACGCCCGCGGTCGGCGGCCTCCCGCCGGAAGCCGCCCTCGACGTGATTCGCGACACCGAACCGTTCGACCGCGGCTGGTACGCCGCGCCGGTCGGCTGGTTCGACGCCGACGGCGACGGCAGTTTCGCGGTCGCCCTTCGCTCGGCAATCGTCGAGGAGACGCTGGCGACGCTGTTCGCGGGCGTCGGCCTCGTCGCCGACTCCGACCCCGACGCCGAGTGGGACGAGGTGCAACTGAAGTACCGACCCATCCTCGACGAACTCGAACGCGACGACTGA
- a CDS encoding sulfite oxidase-like oxidoreductase, whose translation MANDVTHLYEEFGDDRLPPGQRETQRFPVLSKSGTPSWDPETWSFEAWGAVDTELDLSFDEFRDLPAETQVQDFHCVTGWSKFDCEFEGVTFSTLADAVGVDDDAVHVMFHAMDGYTTNLPLDQCMRDEVMFVWGYDGEDLPADHGGPLRVVTPHKYAYKGAKWVSGVEFLTEPERGYWEKRGYSNTANPWNEERYS comes from the coding sequence ATGGCCAACGACGTGACCCACCTCTACGAGGAGTTCGGCGACGACCGGCTCCCGCCGGGCCAACGCGAGACCCAGCGGTTTCCCGTCCTCTCCAAGAGCGGCACGCCCTCGTGGGACCCCGAGACGTGGTCGTTCGAGGCGTGGGGCGCGGTCGACACCGAACTCGACCTCTCGTTCGACGAGTTCCGCGACCTCCCCGCCGAGACGCAGGTACAGGACTTCCACTGCGTCACCGGCTGGAGCAAGTTCGACTGCGAGTTCGAGGGCGTCACGTTCTCGACGCTCGCCGACGCGGTCGGCGTCGACGACGACGCGGTTCACGTGATGTTCCACGCGATGGACGGCTACACGACGAACCTGCCGCTCGACCAGTGCATGCGCGACGAGGTCATGTTCGTCTGGGGCTACGACGGCGAGGACCTGCCCGCCGACCACGGCGGCCCCCTCCGGGTCGTCACCCCGCACAAGTACGCCTACAAGGGCGCGAAGTGGGTTTCGGGCGTCGAGTTCCTCACCGAGCCCGAACGCGGCTACTGGGAGAAACGGGGCTACTCGAACACGGCGAACCCGTGGAACGAAGAGCGGTACAGCTGA
- a CDS encoding ribbon-helix-helix domain-containing protein, whose protein sequence is MPKVEITVPEHLEMQIVQLVEQGEFVNRDEAIEDLLSTGIRAYKTSGPMSDEDRAYEDDGMMGHEDEYVF, encoded by the coding sequence ATGCCCAAAGTAGAGATTACCGTGCCGGAACACCTGGAGATGCAGATCGTCCAACTCGTCGAGCAGGGCGAGTTCGTCAACCGCGACGAGGCCATCGAGGACCTGCTGTCGACCGGTATCCGCGCGTACAAGACGAGCGGTCCGATGTCCGACGAGGACCGCGCGTACGAAGACGACGGAATGATGGGCCACGAAGACGAGTACGTCTTCTGA